GGTTGAACCCGCAACCCAAAAAAGATATTTTAACCGCCCGTTCGAAGACTCACTCAAGACGCAAAGGGCGCAAAGGAAGAAAGAAGTTTTTTCATTTGCCGGGCAACGGCAAATAAAAAGGCAGCCTTTTTCAAAACCGATGCCTGGTTTTTAAAAAATATCTTCTTTGTTGTCTTTAACTTTGAGTCCTTTGCCTGCCCAGTTGAATTGCTCGAAGTTTACCCTGATAAACTTTCTTTGATTTAACTGGGGGCATTCAACCGGGGTGCCTTTGCGGTTCAAATTTTCTTGTTTTTTATGACAGGGTTTGAGGAGTAAGTTATAAATAGTTCAGCTTTTTTAAGGAGATGCAATGAGCCATATGCCTTTGGGTTTTGCTCTCAGTGTGGCTGAGGCCGGCTTCAAATACAAAGACAGACCTGATCTGGCTTTGATTGTCAGCCAAACTCCTGCTGCAGGGGCTGCCCTGTTTACCACCAATCTGTTTCAGGCAGCACCCATTATTGTCGCCCGCAGTAATATGGATAAAGCAAAATTTTTCAGAGCTGTCCTTATCAACGCGGGACAGGCCAATGCCTGCACAGGAGATAAGGGTATTGCCAATTGTCAGCAGACTCTGAATATTCTGGCAGCTCAACTGGGAATCAAACCCGAAGAGATTCTGCCTGCTTCCACCGGGGTTATCGGGGATCATTTGAAGATGGATCTTTTTGAAAAGTATCTGCCTGTTCTGGTCCGTGATTCAGGCAAGGCAATTCAGGAGCAGGCTGCCCAAGCCATAATGACTACGGATACTTTTCCCAAGTCAGCCTCCTGTGATGTTCGTCTTAGCTCCGGCAGTGCGAGATTCTGGGGAATGGCCAAGGGTGCTGGAATGATTTGCCCCAACATGGCCACCATGCTGGCTTTTATTTTCACTGATCTAAAAGTGGATCCGAAACAGTGGCAGCACCTTGTTGCTAAGGCTGTGGACAAAAGTTTTAATGCATTGACCATTGACGGAGATACAAGCACCAATGACTGTGTTCTGGCACTGGCCAATGGGGCAAGTGGCGTTTATCTCGAAAGTTCAAATGATCAGGATCTGATTGAGGGATGTCTTGAAGAGCTTTGCGCTAAGCTTGCGTATCTTATTGTAAAGGACGCAGAAGGCGGAACAAAAGTGTTGCGCATAAAAGCAACAGGGGCTGCAGATAAAGCGCAAGCCAGAATGGCTGCCTTCACCATAGGCAACTCTCCCCTGGTCAAGACTGCCATGTATGGTCAGGACCCCAACTGGGGCAGAATTATTGCAGCTCTGGGGCGCAGCGGAGCACGCTTTGATCCGGACAAAGTCCGAGTCAGTCTGGCCGGTGTGGAAATTTTTGCTCATGGATGTCCGGTGGATATGGACAGGGATAAAGTATTTGCTTCCCTGTTGAATGGACCAGACATTGACATACATGTTGAACTGAATGCCGGTCAGGAAGATTTTAGTCTTCTTGCATCGGATTTGACTGAAAAATACATAGAAATCAATGCACATTATCGGACCTGACAAACTTATAATTTCTGAAACGCAGTATCTGTTTAGCGCTTTGGATGTGGCACGGCTTCCAGCCCGGAGGCATACAGCCCGGAGGGGGACTGGCTCTTCCGGGACCCACTTATCCCCAAAATGAGTCATTTTGAGCACAAATTGATGCTTAAGTGGGTCCCGGAGTGCCTGTCCCCTGCTTTCCTTAAAAGCGCTAAACAGATACGAAACAAGTAATGCTGCCATTTGCCTGAACATTCATTTCGGGGAATGCCGGAATCCAGTAAAGTTCAGTAAACTGGCCGCATGCGGTGAACAGTTGCTAGTGTTTAAATTTTCTCAAAAGGGAAATGCTCCCATGGACAAGAAGGTATTATGAATAACCATGACTTCAGTCGTATAGCTCATTTTCTGCATGAAGTGGGCATGCTCAAGAGAACCCCGAGAACCGGCTACCAGTTTTTGGGGAGTGGATCAGAAAACGTGGCTGAACATTCCTTCCGTACTGCAATTATTGGCTATATCCTGGCCAGGATGGCAGAAGCTGATGAGTCCAAAACCATCTTCATGTGTCTTGTTCATGACCTTCACGAAACCAGAGTTGGGGACCTTAATTATGTAAACCGCATGTATAACACAACCAATGATCGCAAAGCTCTGCAGGATGCTTTGGAAGGAACCGGCTTGGAGAGTGATATCCTGCCAATATTTGAAGAACTGGAAGAGGTGGATACACTTGAGGCTGCTCTGGCCCAGGACGCTGATCAGCTTGATTTAATCCTTAACCTCAAGGAACAGCAGGATCTCGGAAACAAGTATGCTGCCAAATGGTTGGAGTGTGCTCTGCAGCGTCTGAGAACTGACTATGGTCGTGAGCTTGGGAAGGTTATTGTTGAAACCGATCATACAGACTGGTGGTTCAATGGACCAGACAAGTCCTGGTGGATCACCAAAAATGGTAAAAAATAATATGGGGAATAATCAGACTTCAGGTATAAAAATAATTGCGCTCAATAAAAAGGTTCGACGATTTTTTGAGATCCTTGAAAATATTGAAGCAGGAATTTCCCTGACCGGTTCCGAGGTAAAATCTCTGCGGGCGGGACAGGTCAGCTTTAAGGACGGGTATGTCAAGTTTCAGCAGGGTGAAGCCTTTCTTGCGGATGTACATATTGCGCCCTATGAGAATGCCGGATACGCCCAGCATGAACCTGAGCGCAAGCGCAAACTGCTTTTGCACAGACGGGAAATAGATCGGCTTATGGGCAAGGTTGAACAGAAAGGTCTTACAGTTGTCCCTTTGAAACTCTATTTTAAATCAGGAAAGATCAAGGTGGAGCTGGGGCTGGCCAAAGGCCGCAAGCTGCATGATCAGCGCGAAGAACTCAAGCAGAGGGCCGTCAAAAGAGACCTGGACCGAGAAATGGCTGCTCGGTAACATACATATGCATGGATCAGGGTTATAAACTACATCATGAAAAAGATTTTTACTGGTTTTTATGGCTTAATCTGCCTTATGTTCCTGCTTTCTACTTATGGTGCAGCTCAGGGCAGTGAGCCTTTGGCGCAAGGGGTTTATTACAGTATCAGTGTGGAGAATGACCTTTTTGCCAATCGGGACAAACGTTATACCAGTGGAGTAAGGTTTGCGGCTCTTGGTGCTCAGGAAAGGCTTCCCGGCATTTTCAGACGAAATCTTGACCGTATACCCTTTTTCCCTGAAGAGGGAAAAAAGCGTTTCGGCTTTCAGATCGGCCAGAGTATGTTTACCTCTGATGACATAACTCAGAAAGACCCGCCAGAAAATGAAAGACCCTATGCAGGCTGGACATATACCACCATGGAGGTCAGCTCAGATACTGGAACCACATTAGATCAATTTCAGATTACACTTGGAGTTATTGGACCGCCTTCTCTCGCTGAACAATCGCAGAAGACAGTGCACAAGGTTATTGACTCTCCTGATCCCAAAGGCTGGGATACCCAGCTGAAAACCGAGCCGGGAATAATTTTATCCTACCAGCGAAAATGGAAAGCAAAACGGGAATTTTTGGATGTTGCCGGTTTTGACTTTGATTTTTCTCCCCATGTTGGTGGCGCTCTGGGAAATGTATTTACCCACTTTGCTGTTGGAGGGATTGTCAGGGCCGGTTTTGATCTTCCCCAGGATTACGGTCCGCCTCTTATCAGCCCCAGCATGGCTGGCAGCAATTTTTTTGTACCTACCAACACTTTTGGCTGGTACCTGTTTGCAGGGTTTGAAGGCCGGGCAGTTCTGAGAAATATTTTTCTGGACGGAAATACATTCAGGGACAGTCGCAGTGTTTCCAAAAAATACTTTGTTGGAGATATTATGGGAGGGGCTGTCATAAGCTTCAAAAGGGTGCGTCTGGCGTATACCCATGTTCTGCGAACCAGAGAATTCAAACGTCAGGACGGCAAGGATACTTACGGTGCCGTAACTCTGACTGCCAGGTTCTAATCTATGGCTACTCAGGGCTTATCCAAAAGCCAGCTTCGGCTACTTGCAGACATCTTTCCCGGCGACTCCATGACGGTCAATCGTGCGGATATGATGATTTACGGAGTTGACGCCAGTAGAGAGTTTGCCCTGCCTTGGGCTGTAGTACGTCCAGAGAGCGTTACACAGATCCAGGAACTGATGCGTATGGCCGGCAAAGACAGGATTCCCATCTATCCCCGGGCCCGTGGAACTAATGTGGTTGGGTGCTGTACTCCTGTTAGAGGTGGGATTGTTCTGTCCTGTCTGAGAATGAATAAAGTCCTTTCCATGGATGAGGGTGATTTTTCCGCTCTGGTTGAGCCCGGCGTAATCACTTTTGATCTTCAGCAGCAGGCTGCATCTAAGGGGCTTTTTTATCCACCTGACCCGGCCAGTGTGCGAACTTCCACCATAGGAGGCAATATCTCCACCAATGCCGGTGGAATGCGTGCCGTAAAATATGGAGTAACCAAAGATTACATCCTGGGAATTGACGCTGTCCTGCCGGGTGGAAAGCTCATCTCTACCGGAGGCAGGGTTCACAAAAATGTGGTAGGTCTCGATTTGACCGGACTCATTACCGGATCTGAAGGGACACTGGCAGTTATTGTCAGTGCCTGGGTCAAGCTTTTGCCACTGCCGGAACATTCAGTATCGATTTTAATCTGCTTTAAGAGTGATCTTGAAGCTGTAGAGGGTGCCCGGAACATTTTCAGAGCAGGAATACTGCCATGCGCCATGGAGTTTATGCCACGCAATGTGTTACGCTGTCTTTCCGGGCATGGGTCGGTTCCATGGCCTCCCAAAACAGTTAGTGCCCTCATAGTACGCCTGGATGGTTCACGCCAGGCAGTTGAACATGAGGCAGGACGAGTACAGGCTTTACATGAAAACGTTCTTTACATGGATAAGGCTTCTAAAGATGATCAGGAGCGTATCTGGGAAATGAGGCGGCTCATCAATCCAGCCTCATACAGTCTCGGGCCTGACAAAATAAGTGATGATGTTGTGGTTCCCCGGGGCAGGGTACTTAAGGCTGTTCAGAAGATTGAAAAGATTTCCGCTGCTCAAGGTGTCGAAATTCTGGCTTTTGGTCATATTGGAGATGGTAATCTTCATGTCAATATCATGCATGATGCTTCAGACCCTGCCCAGAGGCAGGCAGCCATCAATGCCCGGTCTGCAATACTGGAAATGGTTCTTGAACAGGGCGGGAGCATTTCCGGAGAGCATGGCGTGGGCTTGAAGAAACGTTCGTTTATCAGCAGGCAGATAGGTCCTGTGGAGCAAAAAATAATGCAGGATATCAAAAATGTGTTTGATCCTCAAAACATTATGAATCCTGGAAAAGTTTTTTAAGTCTTTACCTTTTCATTCCGTATCTGTTGAGCTCTTTTAAGGAAAGCAGGGGACAGGCACTCCGGGACCCACTTGAGCATCAATTTTTGCTCAAAACGACTCATTTTTGGGACAATTGTGTCCCGGAAGAGCCAGTCCCCCTCCGGGCTGTATGCCTCCGGGCTGGAAGCCGTGCCACATCCAAAGCGCTAAACAGATACTTCATTCCTGAGAATATACACTCCAAGCTTTTTTGCTTTACCTTCCAGAACCTGTTCTCCTGTGTATTGAAGTATATTGGACCCTGGCTTGATTTCTTCTACAGTTACGCTGCTTATTGCAAGGCGTGTATCTATTGTCCGGGTCAGTCCTTCCAGACGGGCAGCGGTGTTGACTGCATCACCAATAATGGTGAACTCCATTCTTGCAGGAGATCCGATATTACCGGCCAGAACCTGGCCACTGTGAATGCCTATGCTGTTTACCAGGTGATGGCCTCCAAGATTGAGTTCAGCACTCAGTTCATCACATCTAACCAGCATTTCCAGTCCTGCATTAAGGGCATTTAGAGGGTCGTTGCCGGTAGGCCCGGGATGTCCAAATACTGCCATTACCTTGTCACCAACGAATTTGTCCACTATTCCGGAATGCTTTTCAATAATTTTGACCATGGCTGTAAAATAAATATTTAATATTTCCACAAGCTCCCTGGGAGATTTTGATTCACTCAGGGCAGTAAAATTTCTAAGGTCACAGAACAGGATAGTTGCCCATGCTGTCTCACCTCCAAGTCTGAGATCTTTGGTCATGACTTTTTGTAATACAGCTCTGGGAGCAATTTTACCCATGGTTGACTTAAGGATCTCCTTTTCCTGAAGTTCTGAAACCATCTGGTTGAAATGCCTGGTGAACCATGCCATCTCATCATTTCCCTTAACCGGTACACGAGTCTCAAGGTCACCCTTAATCACCCTGTCGAAACCGTCCTCCAGAGCCTTAAGTGGGCGGGTAATGGTCCGGGTAAGAAAATAGGTCATGCCCAGGGCAAGGGTAAAGCTGATTCCAAGAGAAAAGATACCTGCCGTCCTTATCCTGTTCATATGAGCATTAACCCTGTCAATGCTCATATCTATACCCAAAAGCCCAACACTGCGGCCATATTGGTCCAGCACAGGTGCATAGCCGGAAATGGTCCATCCCCACTGATCCTTGTAGGGCTGATCATCCACTGAAGGGCGCAAAAATCCCGTGAGCAGGCTCTTGGGAGGATCATGGTAAACCTGGCCTATAGGTTCAGGCATTTCATCCTCATGGATAATGCCGTCCATGGCGTCATCACTCATGGGAGAGTCCACAACAAATTCTACAGCGCCATTGTTAAGGCGCATGGTGTAGGCAAACAGGTAATCATCATTGCTCTGGGTAATGCTGTATAGTATACTGGCAATTTCCCTGTATTCATCATTATACATTTGCGAGGGATGGGTAAGACTATTTAGAGCGTCGGAAGGTATAGCTTCTGAGAAAGCAGCAGCTGAAGACAAAAGCTGGCTTTTAATGGATTCAGTCATAGCTGATTTGGACTGGAAGTAAAAATATGATCCAGTAGAACCGGAAATGGTAAAGGCCACAGCAAATATCAGCAAAAAAATCTTGACGCTAAGTCTCATCTCAGGGTTCCTGCAGTCTGTGTTAAAGTAGCTTCAAGCCGCCTGATTTAAATAGCCTGCAGGATGCAGGCTTCACTTATCAAGGAAGTTACTCACAAGTTCAGTCCCGGGCCCTTCGGGTGTGGCGATTGTTAAAACACTGCAATTGGTAACTTACCCTTTCAAACCTGTAGAAAAAAATAAGGAAGTTCTTTAACCTTGAAAGAGCAATGATGCCCAAGATCCTAATCCCTATCCCTATCCTTCAGCCTTCAGCCTTCAGCCTTCAGCCTTCAGCTTTGAGCTTTGAGCTTTAAGCCTGAAAAGTACGGTTATCTCCTCAGCTTAACAATCCTTGTGTAAATTGGGTTGTGGGTACAGCTCGCATTAGCTATCAATTCCTGAGTCATCATGCAAGAAAATTTACTGCAGCACCATTGCTGAGCAGAAACCCGCTGTGATATTGTTTGACATGATATTCACAAAATTGTACTTTACTAAAAATTTTTTAAGAGTCTTAATGTTACTTTAATTCTTATGCAGGTATGCTTTCATATTTCGTATCTGTTTAGGGGAAAGCAGGGGACAGGCACTCCAGGCCCCACTTGAGCATCAATTTGTGCTCAAAATGACTCATTTTTGGGACAAGTGGGTCCCGGAGCCAGTCCCCCTCCGGGCTGTATGCCTCCGGGAAGGAAGCCGTGCCACATCCAAAGCGCTAAACAGATACTATATTTTCACTTTTGGCAAGTCCTGTAAGTTTCTATTTGGAAATCAGGTACGGAAGGAATACAAAAAGGTTGTCCAGCGCTGTAATATCTGACTGTTAGGAGGGTTGAATGGAAATTTCCGTGATTGGTCCAGGGTATGTAGGACTGGTTACAGCAGTTGTATTTGCTGAAATGGGTAATAATGTAAGGTGTGTGGGACGTCGCCCGGAACAGGTGGATGCCCTCTCAGCCGGAAAGGTTACCATTTATGAGCCTGGTCTGGAAGAAATTATGCGCCGAAACCTTAAAAACGGCAGGCTGAAGTTTACAACTGACACAGCCGGGGCTGTTGGTGCCTCTGAAATAGTATTTATCTGTGTCGGCACCCCTCCCAGCAGGGATGGTTCTCCAGACATGTCAGCAGTACACAAAGTAGCAGAGACTGTTGGGGATTTGATTACAAATTACACTATTGTAGTTAATAAGTCCACTGTGCCTGTGGGTACAGCTGACAGGGTCACTGAGATTATTCAGTCCAGACTTGATGGCAGAATGGTTCAATGTCCGTTTGATGTTGTTTCCAACCCGGAATTTCTTAAGGAAGGCGATGCTCTTAATGATTTTATGAAGCCTGACAGAATTGTTATTGGAGCACCATCTGAAAGGGCTGCCATGAAAATGAAAGAGCTTTACTCCGGCTTTTCCCTGATGAAGGATAAGCTTATTTTTATGGATGTACGCAGTTCGGAAATGACCAAGTACGCTTCTAACTGCATGCTTGCGGCCAAAATATCATTTATTAATGAAATAGCCAATATCTGCGAAAAAGTAGGAGCTGATGTCGCTTGTGTCCGACAGGGAGTAGGTTCGGACAGAC
The genomic region above belongs to Desulfonatronovibrio magnus and contains:
- the argJ gene encoding bifunctional glutamate N-acetyltransferase/amino-acid acetyltransferase ArgJ, with the protein product MSHMPLGFALSVAEAGFKYKDRPDLALIVSQTPAAGAALFTTNLFQAAPIIVARSNMDKAKFFRAVLINAGQANACTGDKGIANCQQTLNILAAQLGIKPEEILPASTGVIGDHLKMDLFEKYLPVLVRDSGKAIQEQAAQAIMTTDTFPKSASCDVRLSSGSARFWGMAKGAGMICPNMATMLAFIFTDLKVDPKQWQHLVAKAVDKSFNALTIDGDTSTNDCVLALANGASGVYLESSNDQDLIEGCLEELCAKLAYLIVKDAEGGTKVLRIKATGAADKAQARMAAFTIGNSPLVKTAMYGQDPNWGRIIAALGRSGARFDPDKVRVSLAGVEIFAHGCPVDMDRDKVFASLLNGPDIDIHVELNAGQEDFSLLASDLTEKYIEINAHYRT
- a CDS encoding HD domain-containing protein, translated to MNNHDFSRIAHFLHEVGMLKRTPRTGYQFLGSGSENVAEHSFRTAIIGYILARMAEADESKTIFMCLVHDLHETRVGDLNYVNRMYNTTNDRKALQDALEGTGLESDILPIFEELEEVDTLEAALAQDADQLDLILNLKEQQDLGNKYAAKWLECALQRLRTDYGRELGKVIVETDHTDWWFNGPDKSWWITKNGKK
- the smpB gene encoding SsrA-binding protein SmpB, translating into MVKNNMGNNQTSGIKIIALNKKVRRFFEILENIEAGISLTGSEVKSLRAGQVSFKDGYVKFQQGEAFLADVHIAPYENAGYAQHEPERKRKLLLHRREIDRLMGKVEQKGLTVVPLKLYFKSGKIKVELGLAKGRKLHDQREELKQRAVKRDLDREMAAR
- a CDS encoding lipid A deacylase LpxR family protein, which gives rise to MKKIFTGFYGLICLMFLLSTYGAAQGSEPLAQGVYYSISVENDLFANRDKRYTSGVRFAALGAQERLPGIFRRNLDRIPFFPEEGKKRFGFQIGQSMFTSDDITQKDPPENERPYAGWTYTTMEVSSDTGTTLDQFQITLGVIGPPSLAEQSQKTVHKVIDSPDPKGWDTQLKTEPGIILSYQRKWKAKREFLDVAGFDFDFSPHVGGALGNVFTHFAVGGIVRAGFDLPQDYGPPLISPSMAGSNFFVPTNTFGWYLFAGFEGRAVLRNIFLDGNTFRDSRSVSKKYFVGDIMGGAVISFKRVRLAYTHVLRTREFKRQDGKDTYGAVTLTARF
- a CDS encoding FAD-binding oxidoreductase; this encodes MATQGLSKSQLRLLADIFPGDSMTVNRADMMIYGVDASREFALPWAVVRPESVTQIQELMRMAGKDRIPIYPRARGTNVVGCCTPVRGGIVLSCLRMNKVLSMDEGDFSALVEPGVITFDLQQQAASKGLFYPPDPASVRTSTIGGNISTNAGGMRAVKYGVTKDYILGIDAVLPGGKLISTGGRVHKNVVGLDLTGLITGSEGTLAVIVSAWVKLLPLPEHSVSILICFKSDLEAVEGARNIFRAGILPCAMEFMPRNVLRCLSGHGSVPWPPKTVSALIVRLDGSRQAVEHEAGRVQALHENVLYMDKASKDDQERIWEMRRLINPASYSLGPDKISDDVVVPRGRVLKAVQKIEKISAAQGVEILAFGHIGDGNLHVNIMHDASDPAQRQAAINARSAILEMVLEQGGSISGEHGVGLKKRSFISRQIGPVEQKIMQDIKNVFDPQNIMNPGKVF
- a CDS encoding adenylate/guanylate cyclase domain-containing protein, giving the protein MRLSVKIFLLIFAVAFTISGSTGSYFYFQSKSAMTESIKSQLLSSAAAFSEAIPSDALNSLTHPSQMYNDEYREIASILYSITQSNDDYLFAYTMRLNNGAVEFVVDSPMSDDAMDGIIHEDEMPEPIGQVYHDPPKSLLTGFLRPSVDDQPYKDQWGWTISGYAPVLDQYGRSVGLLGIDMSIDRVNAHMNRIRTAGIFSLGISFTLALGMTYFLTRTITRPLKALEDGFDRVIKGDLETRVPVKGNDEMAWFTRHFNQMVSELQEKEILKSTMGKIAPRAVLQKVMTKDLRLGGETAWATILFCDLRNFTALSESKSPRELVEILNIYFTAMVKIIEKHSGIVDKFVGDKVMAVFGHPGPTGNDPLNALNAGLEMLVRCDELSAELNLGGHHLVNSIGIHSGQVLAGNIGSPARMEFTIIGDAVNTAARLEGLTRTIDTRLAISSVTVEEIKPGSNILQYTGEQVLEGKAKKLGVYILRNEVSV
- a CDS encoding UDP-glucose dehydrogenase family protein, with the protein product MEISVIGPGYVGLVTAVVFAEMGNNVRCVGRRPEQVDALSAGKVTIYEPGLEEIMRRNLKNGRLKFTTDTAGAVGASEIVFICVGTPPSRDGSPDMSAVHKVAETVGDLITNYTIVVNKSTVPVGTADRVTEIIQSRLDGRMVQCPFDVVSNPEFLKEGDALNDFMKPDRIVIGAPSERAAMKMKELYSGFSLMKDKLIFMDVRSSEMTKYASNCMLAAKISFINEIANICEKVGADVACVRQGVGSDRRIGYHFIYPGAGYGGSCFPKDVKAMISTAESHECFPELLQAVENVNERQKMVVGRKVLKHFSDKVDDKTHAVWGLAFKPNTDDVREAPAFELIKEVTGKGMKVRAYDPVAGARCRDRLAGNDLVSIVDDQYEALEQADALAIMTEWNEFRSPDFSLMAHKLINPVIFDGRNIFDPGYMSEKGFEYYGIGRLKNGASACTWDSGLS